The following proteins are co-located in the Eublepharis macularius isolate TG4126 chromosome 5, MPM_Emac_v1.0, whole genome shotgun sequence genome:
- the AMH gene encoding LOW QUALITY PROTEIN: muellerian-inhibiting factor (The sequence of the model RefSeq protein was modified relative to this genomic sequence to represent the inferred CDS: deleted 1 base in 1 codon): protein MQLTLKGVPLGTLLLLLLLVSISVPGKGILAGGKTWQGQPEVSALRQSETQEAVGFARTSDWRGPRLKVAANDPEGDLQGTSPHLQFAEEEKPWSSWPRFNIQAWPNGGPEEPVCRVKLDRAGNRAPNHLEVVGLLTSHESSFLKALSRSTWSDGDLEEFGMCPPDIPHSLLSSLQHIGGYLADPGDSRFLLLHLEEVQWKDETKLRFQLTFPEEVEPSIGPLQHALLVFYHGRKEGASTSPRKKYLVGGEGLHQKQIICLSGITRYLVLKGSLMSGRSIPGQLSFQVSLAIRHHSNRDVALSPQEAQDLLFGFDEKCFTRMTPSVLLVANQRPDDVTAAAVPSSFLAAKGVVDTAPYLEPSSLPASGIAKAPPANTTTSHRNISAPAPMSTGQFLEALSQFVNQVLRPFGKPPPTSRARLQLDFDTVEALPHWPLNLSEKVALEWLVQSEDHLVVLFPEDSQALMEQELGQQYLEGKLLRQMLEKLSSVIQELKDIPSFQANIGLFHNLLAFCYYPSGSMPGLAGGDSRATDQQEETSSLRKLHSLLLLKALQAVRGHWRESKKAPRANRSTQQQENYCRLRELRIDLVSMGYIIFPEWYHANNCVGPCRSPLSTRIPDYYSHTLFLLRMHEQGFPLQRAPCCVPVKYSQSVILTFTNDQGLKVKRYPDMVAEACGCR, encoded by the exons ATGCAGCTCACTCTCAAAGGGGTTCCCCTGGGAACGTTGCTATTATTGCTATTACTCGTGTCCATCTCTGTGCCTGGAAAAGGGATCTTGGCAGGTGGAAAAACCTGGCAGGGACAACCTGAAGTTTCTGCCTTAAGACAATCTGAAACCCAAGAAGCTGTGGGGTTTGCAAGAACATCAGATTGGAGAGGACCAAGGCTGAAGGTCGCTGCCAACGATCCAGAGGGTGACCTCCAAGGAACGAGTCCTCACCTGCAGTTTGCTGAAGAAGAGAAGCCCTGGAGTTCATGGCCCAGATTCAACATCCAGGCTTGGCCCAACGGAGGCCCAGAGGAACCCGTGTGCAGGGTGAAACTGGACAGGGCAGGTAACCGGGCCCCCAACCACCTGGAGGTGGTGGGTCTCCTCACCAGCCACGAGAGCAGCTTCCTGAAGGCACTGAGCAGGTCCACCTGGAGTGACGGAGATCTGGAGGAGTTTGGAATGTGTCCCCCAGACATTCCTCACTCCCTCCTTTCGTCTCTCCAGCACATTGGCGGGTATCTAGCTGACCCAGGGGACAGCCgctttctcctcctccatctggAAGAAG TGCAGTGGAAGGATGAAACGAAGCTGAGGTTTcagttgacttttccagaggaaGTGGAGCCTTCCATCGGCCCGCTTCAGCATGCCTTACTTGTCTTTTACcatgggagaaaggaaggggcaTCCACTAGCCCCAGGAAGAAGTACCTTGTGGGAGGGGAAGGCCTCCATCAAAAGCAG ATTATCTGCCTCTCTGGAATAACACGGTATCTCGTCCTCAAGGGCTCGCTGATGTCAGGAAGAAGTATTCCTGGCCAGCTCAGCTTCCAAGTCTCCTTGGCCATCAGACATCACAGCAACAGGG ATGTGGCCCTTTCGCCCCAGGAAGCCCAGGATCTACTTTTTGGTTTTGATGAAAAATGTTTCACTCGTATGACCCCATCTGTGCTACTAGTGGCCAACCAgaggcctgatgatgtcactgctgctgctgtacccTCTTCCTTCCTTGCTGCCAAAGGTGTGGTGGACACAGCCCCATATCTAGAGCCCAG CAGCTTGCCGGCCTCTGGCATAGCCAAAGCACCTCCTGCCAACACCACAACCAGCCACAGGAATATCTCGGCACCGGCACCCATGAGCACCGGGCAGTTCTTAGAGGCCCTCTCTCAGTTTGTCAATCAAGTGTTGAGGCCCTTTGGCAAGCCGCCTCCCACTTCCAGGGCACGCCTCCAGTTGGACTTCGACACAGTGGAGGCCCTCCCACACTGGCCACTCAACCTGTCAGAGAAGGTGGCCTTGGAGTGGCTGGTCCAGTCAGAGGATCACTTGGTGGTGCTCTTCCCCGAGGACAGCCAGGCCTTGATGGAGCAAGAGCTGGGCCAGCAGTACCTGGAGGGCAAGTTGTTACGACAAATGCTGGAGAAACTGAGCTCCGTGATCCAGGAACTGAAGGATATCCCATCCTTCCAAGCGAACATTGGCCTCTTCCATAACCTTCTTGCGTTCTGCTACTACCCTTCTGGCTCCATGCCAGGGCTGGCTGGTGGTGACTCCAGAGCAACTGACCAGCAGGAAGAAACAAGTAGCCTGAGAAAACTCCACAGCCTGTTGCTGCTGAAAGCTCTGCAGGCTGTGCGGGGTCACTGGCGGGAGTCGAAGAAGGCACCCCGGGCAAATCGcagcacccagcagcaggagaattACTGTAGGCTGCGAGAGCTCCGGATTGATCTTGTCTCCATGGGCTACATCATCTTTCCTGAGTGGTACCATGCCAACAACTGTGTTGGGCCTTGCAGAAGTCCACTGTCCACCCGCATCCCCGACTACTACAGCCATACTCTTTTCCTGCTGCGCATGCACGAACAGGGCTTCCCGCTTCAGCGCGCCCCTTGCTGTGTCCCTGTGAAATACTCCCAAAGTGTCATTTTAACCTTTACCAATGACCAAGGGCTGAAAGTTAAGAGGTAC CCCGATATGGTGGCCGAGGCATGTGGCTGCAGGtaa